One genomic region from Mastacembelus armatus chromosome 21, fMasArm1.2, whole genome shotgun sequence encodes:
- the asmtl gene encoding putative bifunctional dTTP/UTP pyrophosphatase/methyltransferase protein isoform X1, protein MVLNPVIPKLSSKLIVLASASPRRLEILRNAGLRFEVVPSWFKETLDKGLFKAPHEYAVETAKQKALEVARRMPFKHLKTPDIVIGADTIVTVDGTILEKPVDKRDAYRMLSSLSGKEHSVFTGVAIVICHEKENEEVDYQLIDFYEETKVKFADLSEDMLWEYINSGEPMDKAGGYGIQALGGMLVEYVHGDFFNVVGFPLNHFCKQLDLIYNHSTSSLDQQNASDCLSHNSTHTTSMHSLPQPNLTAQCSQSPDSSGLHNSSPSPRPNSLSTSQTHHIQQSSSCSPVRKVNKKGSQSEVGESSWRLLNSLSAHTSRESELQDETLPQLTNRGQMTDLGVTQHEPSEPKKEDLQQITELMDGFKASKALFTASKLCVFDLLQSRPGLDATQVAQEIKASLKGTECLLQACVSLGLLKSKERTCKKPVYENTDLATRFLVSGSPFALHGYIQHCNDIVWPLFSHLESAVREGTNQHEKAFGKKSKDIFQDTYYNSQEVKLRFMNAMHSIARVTGKAVASAFDLSSYKTACDLGGCTGAMAYEFTKAHPGLSVTVFDLPAVVEMSEHFQPLHTDNRVSFVAGDFFKDELPKADLYILARILHDWPDEKVHILLSKIADACTTGCGLLLSEIFLDEDRRGPSRGLLQALSMSEGKQRSATEYSLLLKSHGFITAHVTHTDNLLDAMLCIKV, encoded by the exons ATGGTGCTGAATCCAGTCATTCCCAAACTCTCCAGTAAACTGATTGTGCTGGCAAGTGCTTCACCAAGGAGACTGGAGATTCTCCGCAATGCT GGCTTACGGTTTGAGGTTGTGCCATCCTGGTTTAAAGAAACCCTTGACAAAGGACTTTTCAAAGCACCCCACGAGTATGCAGTTGAGACAGCCAAACAAAAAGCACTGGAGGTTGCCCGGAGGATGCCCTTT AAACACCTGAAAACTCCCGACATTGTTATAGGAGCAGACACCATTGTG acTGTGGATGGCACAATCCTGGAGAAGCCAGTGGACAAACGTGATGCTTACAGGATGTTGTCAAG CTTGAGTGGTAAAGAACACAGTGTCTTCACTGGTGTAGCTATTGTCATCTGCCATGAGAAAGAAA ATGAAGAGGTGGATTACCAGTTAATTGACTTCTACGAAGAAACAAAGGTGAAGTTTGCTGATCTCTCCGAAGATATGCTGTGGGAATACATCAATAGTGGTGAACCCAT GGACAAGGCTGGCGGCTATGGAATTCAGGCACTGGGTGGGATGCTGGTGGAGTACGTTCATGGAGACTTCTTCAATGTTGTGGGTTTCCCCCTCAACCACTTCTGCAAACAGCTGGACCTTATTTACAACCATTCAACTTCCTCTTTGGACCAACAAAATGCTTCTGACTGTCTGAGCCACAACAGCACTCACACCACCTCCATGCACTCTCTGCCCCAACCCAACTTAACCGCTCAGTGCAGCCAAAGTCCCGACTCTTCAGGCTTACATAACTCCTCACCTAGCCCCAGACCAAACAGCTTGTCCACCAGCCAAACACACCACATCCAGCAGAGTTCTTCATGCAGTCCTGTTCGTAAG GTGAACAAGAAAGGAAGTCAAAGTGAAGTGGGTGAGAGTTCCTGGAGGTTGCTCAACAGCTTGTCTGCACATACAAGCAGAGAGTCTGAGCTCCAAGATGaaacattaccacagttaaccaATAGAGGCCAGATGACTGATCTAGGTGTGACACAGCATGAGCCTAGTGAACCTAAAAAAGAAGACTTGCAGCAAATCACTGAACTGATGGATGGGTTTAAAGCTTCAAAG GCTCTCTTTACTGCGTCCAAGTTGTGTGTATTTGACCTGCTGCAGAGCAGGCCAGGGCTGGATGCCACCCAGGTGGCCCAGGAAATCAAAGCCTCTCTGAAGGGGACAGAATGCCTGCTCCAGGCCTGTGTGTCTCTGGGACTGTTGAAGAGCAAAGAGAGAA CGTGCAAGAAGCCAGTGTACGAGAACACAGATCTGGCCACACGATTTTTGGTGTCAGGTTCACCTTTTGCACTGCATGGATACATCCAGCACTGTAACGATATAGTATGGCCTCTTTTCTCTCACCTTGAGAGCGCTGTGAGGGAAGGAACCAATCAGCATGAGAAGGCCTTTGGCAAGAAATCTAAGGATATCTTTCAG GATACTTACTACAACAGTCAAGAAGTGAAATTGAGATTTATGAATGCCATGCACAGCATTGCCAGAGTTACAGGAAAAGCTGTAGCTTCAGCCTTTGACCTCTCCAGTTATAAAACAGCCTGTGACCTCGGAG GATGCACAGGTGCCATGGCCTATGAGTTTACTAAAGCCCATCCTGGTCTGTCTGTGACTGTATTTGACTTGCCAGCTGTTGTTGAGATGAGTGAGCATTTCCAACCACTTCACACAGACAACAGGGTGTCATTTGTAGCAG GAGATTTCTTTAAAGATGAATTGCCCAAAGCAGATTTGTACATCCTGGCAAGAATTCTTCATGACTGGCCAGATGAGAAGGTGCATATTCTGCTGAGTAAAATTGCAGATGCATGCACAACAG GCTGTGGACTCCTGCTAAGTGAGATATTCCTGGATGAAGACAGAAGGGGCCCAAGTCGTGGGCTGCTGCAGGCCCTCAGCATGAGCGAGGGGAAACAGAGAAGTGCGACAGAATACAGTCTCCTTTTGAAGAGCCACGGATTCATCACAGCACAtgtcacacatacagacaaccTCCTGGATGCTATGCTTTGTATCAAAGTGTGA
- the asmtl gene encoding putative bifunctional dTTP/UTP pyrophosphatase/methyltransferase protein isoform X2, translated as MVLNPVIPKLSSKLIVLASASPRRLEILRNAGLRFEVVPSWFKETLDKGLFKAPHEYAVETAKQKALEVARRMPFKHLKTPDIVIGADTIVTVDGTILEKPVDKRDAYRMLSSLSGKEHSVFTGVAIVICHEKENEEVDYQLIDFYEETKVKFADLSEDMLWEYINSGEPMDKAGGYGIQALGGMLVEYVHGDFFNVVGFPLNHFCKQLDLIYNHSTSSLDQQNASDCLSHNSTHTTSMHSLPQPNLTAQCSQSPDSSGLHNSSPSPRPNSLSTSQTHHIQQSSSCSPVRKVNKKGSQSEVGESSWRLLNSLSAHTSRESELQDETLPQLTNRGQMTDLGVTQHEPSEPKKEDLQQITELMDGFKASKALFTASKLCVFDLLQSRPGLDATQVAQEIKASLKGTECLLQACVSLGLLKSKERTCKKPVYENTDLATRFLVSGSPFALHGYIQHCNDIVWPLFSHLESAVREGTNQHEKAFGKKSKDIFQDTYYNSQEVKLRFMNAMHSIARVTGKAVASAFDLSSYKTACDLGGCTGAMAYEFTKAHPGLSVTVFDLPAVVEMSEHFQPLHTDNRVSFVAGDFFKDELPKADLYILARILHDWPDEKVHILLSKIADACTTGCAVLLAETMLDGQRPYSALQSLNMLAQTEGMERTEGQYADMLSKHGFWSMRVVHTMNFLDAFIAIKM; from the exons ATGGTGCTGAATCCAGTCATTCCCAAACTCTCCAGTAAACTGATTGTGCTGGCAAGTGCTTCACCAAGGAGACTGGAGATTCTCCGCAATGCT GGCTTACGGTTTGAGGTTGTGCCATCCTGGTTTAAAGAAACCCTTGACAAAGGACTTTTCAAAGCACCCCACGAGTATGCAGTTGAGACAGCCAAACAAAAAGCACTGGAGGTTGCCCGGAGGATGCCCTTT AAACACCTGAAAACTCCCGACATTGTTATAGGAGCAGACACCATTGTG acTGTGGATGGCACAATCCTGGAGAAGCCAGTGGACAAACGTGATGCTTACAGGATGTTGTCAAG CTTGAGTGGTAAAGAACACAGTGTCTTCACTGGTGTAGCTATTGTCATCTGCCATGAGAAAGAAA ATGAAGAGGTGGATTACCAGTTAATTGACTTCTACGAAGAAACAAAGGTGAAGTTTGCTGATCTCTCCGAAGATATGCTGTGGGAATACATCAATAGTGGTGAACCCAT GGACAAGGCTGGCGGCTATGGAATTCAGGCACTGGGTGGGATGCTGGTGGAGTACGTTCATGGAGACTTCTTCAATGTTGTGGGTTTCCCCCTCAACCACTTCTGCAAACAGCTGGACCTTATTTACAACCATTCAACTTCCTCTTTGGACCAACAAAATGCTTCTGACTGTCTGAGCCACAACAGCACTCACACCACCTCCATGCACTCTCTGCCCCAACCCAACTTAACCGCTCAGTGCAGCCAAAGTCCCGACTCTTCAGGCTTACATAACTCCTCACCTAGCCCCAGACCAAACAGCTTGTCCACCAGCCAAACACACCACATCCAGCAGAGTTCTTCATGCAGTCCTGTTCGTAAG GTGAACAAGAAAGGAAGTCAAAGTGAAGTGGGTGAGAGTTCCTGGAGGTTGCTCAACAGCTTGTCTGCACATACAAGCAGAGAGTCTGAGCTCCAAGATGaaacattaccacagttaaccaATAGAGGCCAGATGACTGATCTAGGTGTGACACAGCATGAGCCTAGTGAACCTAAAAAAGAAGACTTGCAGCAAATCACTGAACTGATGGATGGGTTTAAAGCTTCAAAG GCTCTCTTTACTGCGTCCAAGTTGTGTGTATTTGACCTGCTGCAGAGCAGGCCAGGGCTGGATGCCACCCAGGTGGCCCAGGAAATCAAAGCCTCTCTGAAGGGGACAGAATGCCTGCTCCAGGCCTGTGTGTCTCTGGGACTGTTGAAGAGCAAAGAGAGAA CGTGCAAGAAGCCAGTGTACGAGAACACAGATCTGGCCACACGATTTTTGGTGTCAGGTTCACCTTTTGCACTGCATGGATACATCCAGCACTGTAACGATATAGTATGGCCTCTTTTCTCTCACCTTGAGAGCGCTGTGAGGGAAGGAACCAATCAGCATGAGAAGGCCTTTGGCAAGAAATCTAAGGATATCTTTCAG GATACTTACTACAACAGTCAAGAAGTGAAATTGAGATTTATGAATGCCATGCACAGCATTGCCAGAGTTACAGGAAAAGCTGTAGCTTCAGCCTTTGACCTCTCCAGTTATAAAACAGCCTGTGACCTCGGAG GATGCACAGGTGCCATGGCCTATGAGTTTACTAAAGCCCATCCTGGTCTGTCTGTGACTGTATTTGACTTGCCAGCTGTTGTTGAGATGAGTGAGCATTTCCAACCACTTCACACAGACAACAGGGTGTCATTTGTAGCAG GAGATTTCTTTAAAGATGAATTGCCCAAAGCAGATTTGTACATCCTGGCAAGAATTCTTCATGACTGGCCAGATGAGAAGGTGCATATTCTGCTGAGTAAAATTGCAGATGCATGCACAACAG GATGTGCAGTCCTCTTAGCTGAGACCATGTTGGATGGACAGAGACCCTATTCTGCTCTGCAGTCTCTAAACATGCTTGCCCAGACTGAAGGGATGGAGAGGACAGAGGGCCAATATGCAGACATGCTGAGCAAACACGGATTTTGGTCCATGCGTGTGGTTCACACCATGAACTTCCTTGATGCTTTTATTGCCATTAAAATGTAG